One Streptomyces sp. CG4 genomic window, GCGGCGACCGCGCGCAGTTCGGCCGCGTCGGCCTCGCCGAAGTGGACGGGGTACGTGTGCACGGCGCGGACGTCGGCGGGGCGGGCCCGGTAGCGGCCGGCGAAGGCGGCGCGGTCGATGCCCGCGTTGTTCTCGCCGTCGGTCATCAGCACGAGGGACACCGTGCGCCCCGGGTCCTCGCTCAGGGTCCGCTCGGCGATGCCGTAGCCGTGGTCCAGGGCGGACCAGACGGCGGTGGCGTCGTCGTAGCCGCCGCCGGCGACGAAGTCGGCGAGGGTCGTGAGGTCGGCCGGGCCGCGCACGGTGACCGTGCGTTCGGCCAGTGGCCGGCCGCCGAAGCGGACCACGGTGAGTCTCTCGCCCTGGTAGAAGCGGACGAACTTGGCCGTGGCGGAGGAGTCCGCGCCGCTGAGCGAGGCGAACGCGGCACGCAGCGCGGTCGTACGGGCGCCGCGCATCGAGGTGGAGAAGTCGAGCAGGAAGATCACCTGGTCGGCGGCGCGCCGCCGGGGGTCGCCGTAGTCGGCGAGGAGCCGGTCGAGGACGGCCGGGTCGTCCGGGAAGTACAGCGCGTTGTCCAGCGGGGCGGCGAGGCGGGGGTCGCGCGGGACGGCGGTGCCGACCGGGCGGCGCAGGGTGCGGCGCATGATGTCCCGCTGGTGGCCGGTGGCGGTCAGCCAGGACACCACGCGGTCGTAGGCGGCGCGGCGGGCCGGGTCGAGCAGCAGCAGCGGGTAGTCGGACAGGATCATGCCGTCGGCGGGGTGGACGATCTGCAGGGGCTGCTTCAGCCGGCCGGAGGCGTTCAGGGTGAGCAGCTCGGACTCGTAGGTGATCAGGGCGTTGGTACGGCCCGGCCGGGCGGCGAAGACGTCCAGCAGGGCGCGGGAGCTCTCGGCGGTCAGGGTCTGCCCGGAGCGGAAGCCGCGCAGCCGGTCGCAGCTGACGTCCGTGGGGCGCAGCGCGCTGCCGGTGCCGGCTGCCGCGGTGGCGACACCGACCAGCGCGGCCAGGCCGCTGTTGCTGTGCCGGGGGTCGGCCATGCCGAAGCGCAGGGTGCCTGTGGCGGCCGCGTCGGCGATGTCCGCCCAGGAGAGGCGGCCGCCGGGGGTCTTGTCCCGCAGTTGCCGGGCCACGTCGGGGGTGAGGCCGACGACGACCGGGGAGCGCATGATCGAGGTGCTCTGCACGACGGTGGCCGGGTGGGTCCCGGCGGCGGCCCTCTTGGCCTTCAGCCGGAAGTAGCGGTCGGAGGAGAGCCAGGCCAGGTCGTAGGAGTGGCGGCCGGTGAGCAGGGTGTCGCCGGCGTCGTTGGTCGGCTCGTAGTCCATGTCCA contains:
- a CDS encoding substrate-binding domain-containing protein produces the protein MRAPDPRAPGLLFTLCLVLLAALVSCSGGGSGPDTTLRVLASDELTDMKPLLDQLTKDTGVRLDMDYEPTNDAGDTLLTGRHSYDLAWLSSDRYFRLKAKRAAAGTHPATVVQSTSIMRSPVVVGLTPDVARQLRDKTPGGRLSWADIADAAATGTLRFGMADPRHSNSGLAALVGVATAAAGTGSALRPTDVSCDRLRGFRSGQTLTAESSRALLDVFAARPGRTNALITYESELLTLNASGRLKQPLQIVHPADGMILSDYPLLLLDPARRAAYDRVVSWLTATGHQRDIMRRTLRRPVGTAVPRDPRLAAPLDNALYFPDDPAVLDRLLADYGDPRRRAADQVIFLLDFSTSMRGARTTALRAAFASLSGADSSATAKFVRFYQGERLTVVRFGGRPLAERTVTVRGPADLTTLADFVAGGGYDDATAVWSALDHGYGIAERTLSEDPGRTVSLVLMTDGENNAGIDRAAFAGRYRARPADVRAVHTYPVHFGEADAAELRAVAALTGGRMVDAAAPDSSLSTAFKEIRGCS